The Vibrio cyclitrophicus sequence GGCGCAACTAGACCGTGTTCAACTGTGTTGCTTTGGTGAAGATGCTGCGCAATTTATGCCATTACATCCATCGGCTAAGACGTTTGATACCATGAGTGACATCATCGAGAGTATCTCTGCTCAGTTGGTGTCGGGTGACATGGTGATGCTGTCTCCTGCGTGTGCAAGCTTTGATCAATTTAATAACTTCATGGCGAGAGGTGATGCTTTCACTGAACTTGCTCATGAGTACGCCTAACGTGTTGAAGGACTAACATTCAGTGCAAAGAGTGAAAGAGATCAATCAATCTATTTGGCAATGGCTTAACCGTGCCACACCAGAGGCGCTTTACGATCGTCAATTGGTATGGATTGCTCTTGGATTGATGCTAACGGGTTTGGTAATGGTAACGTCGGCTTCGTTCCCAATCAGTGCTCGTTTAACTGATCAGCCGTTTCACTTTATGTTCCGTCATGCCATTTTCTTGGTGTTAGCGTTAATCGTATCCAGCGTCATATTGCAAATTCCAATGAAGCGTTGGTTTCAATACAGCATGTATCTACTGGGTTTATCCTTCTTTTTACTGGTTGTGGTATTGGCTGTCGGTAAGTCGGTGAACGGTGCATCGCGCTGGATCCCTCTTGGGTTGTTTAACTTACAACCTGCCGAAGTCGCTAAATTATCGCTGTTTATCTTTATGGCGGGCTACTTGGTTCGAAAACAAGACGAAGTGAGGAAAACCTTCTTCGGTGGTTTTGGTAAGCCAATTATGGTGTTTGGTGCCTTTGCAGTATTACTCCTTGGCCAACCCGATTTAGGTACCGTTGTTGTAATGCTGGTTACTTTGTTTGGCATGCTATTTATCGCAGGTGCCAAGCTTTCACAGTTTATTGCATTGATGGTGGCGGGTATTGCTGCGGTCGTCGGCTTGATTGTTATTGAACCCTATCGTGTTCGACGTGTGACCTCATTCTGGGAACCATGGAATGACCCGTTTGGCAGTGGCTACCAGTTAACTCAATCACTGATGGCATTTGGCCGCGGTGACTGGATGGGGCAAGGCCTTGGTAACTCGGTTCAGAAGTTAGAATATTTACCAGAAGCACATACCGATTTTGTGTTTGCTGTATTGGCTGAAGAGTTGGGCTTTGTTGGCGTGACTTTAGTGCTGATCCTTATTTTTAGTTTGGTGCTCAAAGCGATTCTAATTGGTAAGAAAGCCTTCGAAAACGACCAGTTATTCAGTGGCTACCTTGCCTTTGGTATTGGTATTTGGTTTGCTTTTCAAACGCTTGTTAACGTAGGTGCCGCTTCAGGTATCGTTCCAACCAAGGGTCTGACATTGCCATTGATCAGTTACGGCGGGTCAAGTTTGATTGTGATGTCGGTGGCGGTTTCTATGCTACTACGTATCGATCACGAATGCCGAATACAACAAAAAGAACAAGCCGACAATCAAAACGAATTAGTAGAATAAGAATCTAACGTGATGAAAAAAAACAAAAAACTTTTAGTGATGGCTGGTGGTACTGGCGGTCACGTTTTCCCTGGCTTAGCTGTGGCTAAAAAGCTTCAACAACAAGGTTGGGAAATTCGCTGGTTAGGAACTGCGGACCGAATGGAAGCGGATCTGGTACCAAAGCATGGTATTGAGATCGACTTCATTAAGGTGAAAGGCCTGCGTGGTCAAGGCATTAGCAAGCTAATTAAAGCGCCATTCCAGATTATTAATGCCATACTTCAAGCAAAACAGCACATCAAAGCATGGCAGCCTGATGTAGTGCTTGGCATGGGTGGCTACGTGAGTGGTCCCGGTGGTATTGCGGCATGGTTATCCGGTATTCCAGTGGTTCTGCATGAACAAAATGCAGTGGCGGGTTTAACTAACCAATGGCTATCTAAAATTGCCAAAAAAGTATTCCAAGCTTTCCCTGGTGCTTTCCCTACTGCTGACGTTGTGGGTAACCCTGTTCGTGAAGATGTTGTTGCCTTAGCTGAACCCGAGCAACGCATGGCTGAACGTGATGGGGACATCCGCATCTTGGTCATGGGCGGTAGTCAGGGCGCCAAAATCCTGAATGATACCTTGCCAGTAACAATGGCGCAGCTTGGTGAGGGTTTCACTGTGATGCACCAAGCGGGTAAGAACAATCAACAGCAAGTCATTGAGCAATACAAATCACATTCTGTTGATAATGTTCAAGTGACTGAATTTATTGATGATGTGGCGCAAGCTTATGAGTGGGCAGATCTATTAGTGTGTCGCTCAGGTGCATTAACCGTATCTGAAGTCTCGGCGGCGGGTGTGGGTTCTATCTTCGTTCCGTTTATGCACAAAGACAGACAACAAGCGTTGAATGCCGACCATTTAGTTGAATGTGGCGCAGCGTTAATGATTGAACAGCCTCAACTAACGGCTGATAAGCTAGCGAACACTATCGCGCAGCTTGATAGAAATGAATTGAAAATGATGGCAACAAAAGCTCGTCAGGCAGCCAAGCTTGATGCGGATGTGACCGTCGCTGAAGCAATTAAAGCTTTAGCAAAATAATGAGATTGAATTGATGACGATTGAACATACCCAAGACTTAGCGCAAATCCGTGCAATGGTGCCAGAAATGCGCCGTGTTAAATCTATCCACTTCATTGGTATTGGTGGTGCTGGAATGAGCGGGATTGCTGAAGTCTTGCTAAATGAAGGCTACCAGATCACGGGTTCTGATATTGCTCAAAACCCAGTGACTGATCGTTTAGTTAGCAAGGGGGCGACAGTTTACATTGGCCACCAAGCAAGTAACGTTGCTGATGCAAGTGTAGTGGTGGTTTCAACCGCTATCAACGAAGAAAATCCAGAGATTGTTGCTGCTCGTGAAGCGCGTACACCGATTGTTCGTCGTGCAGAAATGCTGGCTGAGCTAATGCGTTTTCGTCACGGCATTGCTGTGGCAGGTACGCACGGTAAAACAACCACAACTGCGCTAGTGACACAGATTTACTCGGAAGCAGGTCTAGATCCAACCTTCGTAAACGGTGGTTTGGTGAAAAGCGCTGGCACTAACGCACGCTTAGGTTCAAGCCGTATTCTTATCGCTGAAGCCGATGAAAGTGATGCGTCATTCTTACATCTGCAACCAATGGTTAGTATCGTAACTAACATCGAAGCGGATCATATGGATACCTACGGCGGCGATTTTGAAACGCTAAAGCAGACGTTTATTGATTTCTTACACAACCTGCCATTCTATGGTCAGGCTGTGATGTGTGTTGACGATCCTGTTGTACGTGAGCTTATCCCTCAGGTGAGTCGCCAAGTGATTACTTACGGTTTCTCAGAAGATGCGGATATCCGTATTGAGAACTACGTACAAGAAGGGCAACAAGGTAAATTCACAGTTGTACGTGAAGGCAAAGCTAACCTTGATATCACATTGAACATTCCGGGCCGTCATAATGCGCTAAATGCATCAGCTGCAATTGCGGTTGCAACAGAAGATGACATCAGCGATGAAGCGATTCTCAAAGCGATGGCAGGAACCGAAGGCACGGGTCGCCGTTTCGATCACCTAGGTGAGTACGAAACCGGTAAAGGCGTGGCAATGTTGGTCGATGATTACGGTCATCACCCTACTGAAGTGGATGTCACTATTCAAGCTGCACGCAGTGGCTGGACTGACAAACGTCTTGTGATGATTTTCCAACCTCACCGTTATAGTCGTACTCGCGATCTGTATGATGACTTTGCTAACGTTCTTGAGCAGGTTGATGTTCTAATCTTATTAGATGTGTACTCGGCAGGTGAGAAACCTATTGCAGGTGCGGACGGGCGTTCGTTAAGTCGAACTATTCGTGGTCGTGGTAAGATAGATCCAATCTTTGTTGCTGATATCAACGCGCTGCCGTCGGCTCTTGCTAACGTAATTCAAGGTGGTGATCTTGTCTTAACGCAGGGTGCAGGTGATGTTGGCCGTGTAGCGAAGCAGCTTGAATCGTTACAATTAGACATTAATAAAATGCAGAACGCGTAACAGAATACTGTCTACAGACTGTGGTCAATCACTCACTTCTTGCGATTGACCTAAAATTGACCAAAAATCTTATTATCAACGTTTGATAGTTTGATTTTGCTCAGTATAATTCATAGGTTAAAGTAAGTGCTTTTACCTCTATTACGAAGATAGGGAATAGAATTGCGAACCAACGACAGGGAATGCGGGCTTTGGTAGAAAGTACTTTTAGCGAAAACCGCCACCTATTCAGTTTACCGTCGCTCAAGAAACACGCCTTAGGCGGGTCTTTTTTTGTCATGGTATTGCTATTCATTGGGTTTCTTTTCTATACCACACTGACTTGGATGTGGGACGATCAGCGATTGCCTCTCTCCAAAATAGTACTTCAAGGCGACTTAACTTACGTAACCGCTGGTGATGTTCAACATGCCTTTGGCGAGCTTGAGCATATTGGAACATTCATGTCGCAAGACATCGGTGTCTTGCAAGACAGTTTAGAAGCGTTACCTTGGGTTTCAGTGGTCTCCATTCGTAAGCAGTGGCCAGACACAATAAAAGTATTTTTGACTGAATATCATGCGGCAGCAATCTGGAACGGCAACATGCTGCTGAATGACGATGGTCAGGTGTTTAATGGTGATATCGGCTTGTTGAAGGGCGATAGAGTTAAGCTTTACGGCCCAGACGGCACCAGCCAAGAAGTGATAGAAAAATGGCGACAGATAACCCCGTTGATTAACAGTCTAGGGTTAACAGTTACCTCGCTCGTTCTCAATGAGCGTCGCGCTTGGCAAATAATCCTAGATAACGGTATCCGTTTAGAACTAGGTAAAGATTCTTTAGATGAGCGTGTTGAACGCTTCATTTCGCTTTACCACGAGTTAGGTAGTAAGGCGAATCAAGTGAGCTACATCGACCTCAGGTATGATACGGGAGCCGCTGTAGGCTGGTTTCCAGAGCAAGAGTTAGAAGAGAGCACAGATGACTAAGACCGCAGATGACAACATAATCGTTGGTCTTGATATAGGCACTGCGACCATATCAGCTCTGGTTGGTGAAATATTGCCTGATGGTCAAATCAATATCATTGGTTCTGGGCAAAGCCCATCCAGAGGTATGGATAAAGGTGGTGTAAACGACCTAGAGTCGGTAGTTAAGTCGGTTCAGCGAGCTATTGATCAAGCAGAGTTGATGGCGGAATGCCAAATCAGCAATGTGTTTATCTCGCTATCGGGCAAACATATCGCAAGCCGAATTGAAAAAGGCATGGGCACTATTTCTGATGAAGAGGTGTCTCAAGACGATATGGATCGAGCGATCCATACCGCGAAATCAATTAAAATAGGTGATGAGCAGAGAATTCTGCACGTGATTCCACAAGAATTTACCATTGATTATCAAGAAGGGATTAAGAACCCACTTGGCTTATCTGGTGTTCGAATGGAAGTCAGCGTTCACCTAATTTCTTGCCATAGCGACATGGCGAGAAACATTATTAAAGCTGTTGAACGATGTGGTCTCACAGTAGAACAAATCGTGTTTTCAGGACTTGCCTCAAGTAACGCGGTAATTACTGAAGACGAGAGAGAGCTTGGAGTGTGTGTGGT is a genomic window containing:
- the murC gene encoding UDP-N-acetylmuramate--L-alanine ligase yields the protein MTIEHTQDLAQIRAMVPEMRRVKSIHFIGIGGAGMSGIAEVLLNEGYQITGSDIAQNPVTDRLVSKGATVYIGHQASNVADASVVVVSTAINEENPEIVAAREARTPIVRRAEMLAELMRFRHGIAVAGTHGKTTTTALVTQIYSEAGLDPTFVNGGLVKSAGTNARLGSSRILIAEADESDASFLHLQPMVSIVTNIEADHMDTYGGDFETLKQTFIDFLHNLPFYGQAVMCVDDPVVRELIPQVSRQVITYGFSEDADIRIENYVQEGQQGKFTVVREGKANLDITLNIPGRHNALNASAAIAVATEDDISDEAILKAMAGTEGTGRRFDHLGEYETGKGVAMLVDDYGHHPTEVDVTIQAARSGWTDKRLVMIFQPHRYSRTRDLYDDFANVLEQVDVLILLDVYSAGEKPIAGADGRSLSRTIRGRGKIDPIFVADINALPSALANVIQGGDLVLTQGAGDVGRVAKQLESLQLDINKMQNA
- a CDS encoding cell division protein FtsQ/DivIB, encoding MVESTFSENRHLFSLPSLKKHALGGSFFVMVLLFIGFLFYTTLTWMWDDQRLPLSKIVLQGDLTYVTAGDVQHAFGELEHIGTFMSQDIGVLQDSLEALPWVSVVSIRKQWPDTIKVFLTEYHAAAIWNGNMLLNDDGQVFNGDIGLLKGDRVKLYGPDGTSQEVIEKWRQITPLINSLGLTVTSLVLNERRAWQIILDNGIRLELGKDSLDERVERFISLYHELGSKANQVSYIDLRYDTGAAVGWFPEQELEESTDD
- the ftsW gene encoding cell division protein FtsW, encoding MQRVKEINQSIWQWLNRATPEALYDRQLVWIALGLMLTGLVMVTSASFPISARLTDQPFHFMFRHAIFLVLALIVSSVILQIPMKRWFQYSMYLLGLSFFLLVVVLAVGKSVNGASRWIPLGLFNLQPAEVAKLSLFIFMAGYLVRKQDEVRKTFFGGFGKPIMVFGAFAVLLLGQPDLGTVVVMLVTLFGMLFIAGAKLSQFIALMVAGIAAVVGLIVIEPYRVRRVTSFWEPWNDPFGSGYQLTQSLMAFGRGDWMGQGLGNSVQKLEYLPEAHTDFVFAVLAEELGFVGVTLVLILIFSLVLKAILIGKKAFENDQLFSGYLAFGIGIWFAFQTLVNVGAASGIVPTKGLTLPLISYGGSSLIVMSVAVSMLLRIDHECRIQQKEQADNQNELVE
- the murG gene encoding undecaprenyldiphospho-muramoylpentapeptide beta-N-acetylglucosaminyltransferase; translated protein: MKKNKKLLVMAGGTGGHVFPGLAVAKKLQQQGWEIRWLGTADRMEADLVPKHGIEIDFIKVKGLRGQGISKLIKAPFQIINAILQAKQHIKAWQPDVVLGMGGYVSGPGGIAAWLSGIPVVLHEQNAVAGLTNQWLSKIAKKVFQAFPGAFPTADVVGNPVREDVVALAEPEQRMAERDGDIRILVMGGSQGAKILNDTLPVTMAQLGEGFTVMHQAGKNNQQQVIEQYKSHSVDNVQVTEFIDDVAQAYEWADLLVCRSGALTVSEVSAAGVGSIFVPFMHKDRQQALNADHLVECGAALMIEQPQLTADKLANTIAQLDRNELKMMATKARQAAKLDADVTVAEAIKALAK